TGCCGGGTTCGAGAAGAATCACTTGCATGTCATTCCTCCTTACTTCCGAACCAGTTTCTCGGTGTAGGGCAGCAGGGCCAGCTGGCGGGCGATCTTGATCGTCTGCGCGATGCGGCGCTGGTGCTTGGCCGAGAGGCCGGTGCGGCGGCGGGGAAGGATTTTGCCGGTGTCGCTGACAAAGCG
The sequence above is drawn from the Deinococcus aerophilus genome and encodes:
- the rpsR gene encoding 30S ribosomal protein S18; the encoded protein is MTQSSDRKPRGKGPKRPRKPKVDPFSIGELEITDYKDVKMLRRFVSDTGKILPRRRTGLSAKHQRRIAQTIKIARQLALLPYTEKLVRK